A genome region from Ottowia testudinis includes the following:
- a CDS encoding integration host factor subunit alpha translates to MAPHTNDFPPLAVDSLETSALTKAQLADMLFEQIGLNKRESKDMVEAFFDLIASHLVQGEEVKLSGFGNFQMRTKAPRPGRNPRTGELIPIAARRVVTFHASQKLKEQLQIDEGGGAPQ, encoded by the coding sequence ATGGCCCCGCACACAAACGATTTCCCCCCTTTGGCGGTCGACAGCCTGGAAACGTCGGCATTGACCAAGGCGCAATTGGCGGACATGCTGTTTGAGCAGATTGGCTTGAACAAGCGTGAGTCAAAGGACATGGTCGAGGCCTTTTTTGACCTCATTGCCTCGCATCTCGTGCAGGGCGAAGAGGTCAAGTTGTCGGGCTTCGGCAACTTCCAGATGCGCACCAAGGCCCCTCGGCCGGGCCGCAACCCGCGTACCGGCGAGCTCATTCCAATAGCCGCTCGCCGCGTGGTGACCTTTCATGCGAGCCAGAAGCTCAAGGAGCAGTTGCAGATCGATGAAGGCGGTGGCGCGCCGCAATGA
- the pheT gene encoding phenylalanine--tRNA ligase subunit beta, with amino-acid sequence MQFPESWLREFCNPPLSTEQLADVLTMGGFEVEEVRPVAPPFTQVVVGEIKQAEQHPNADRLRVCQVDVGQGALLSIVCGAPNARAGIKVPCALVGAELPPPDDEQGDGQPFKIKLGKLRGVESQGMLCSARELKLSEDHGGLLELPLETPVGQDVRQALKLDDAVFTLKLTPNLGHVLSVYGVARELSALTGAPLVTPSIPAVPVSTSAVLPVKISAPDLCGRFSGRIVQNVNTKAATPAWMVDRLARCGQRSVTALVDISNYVMFEYGRPTHIFDLDKIHGGLDVRWGRAGEQLKLLNGNTMTLDETVGVIADDVQVESLAGIMGGDATAVSDDTRNVYVEAAFWWPDAVAGRSRRFNFSTDAGHRFERGVDPDLTVSHIERITQLILDICGTPDTACGPVDDHKARMPAPKPVTLRVARAAKILGMPVTLAQCADVFGRLGLPFSEDAGALTVMPPAHRFDLCIEEDLIEEVARVVGYAQLPEALPLAPVKPRVLTESRRSAFAVRRLLADLGYLETINFSFVEEDWEQQLAGNADPVRLLNPIASQLSVMRSTLIGSLLQVIKRNLDRRADRVRVFEVGRVFRRDAGVATSDSSVRGVAQPMHVAAIAYGPADRQGWQGKQGPVDFHDVKGDVEALLSPLQPTFEPAGHPALHPGRSARVRLNGQVIGVVGELHPRWRQQWELPQAPVLFELDLDAVMQRHLPNAQAVPRHPSVERDIAVVVPEAVTHAQLMRSVHAAPTDGLLRGATLFDIYRPKAGAETAAGMSAQEKSLAVRLALGSPHETLTDERIDLAVNAVIERLQTDVGARLRA; translated from the coding sequence ATGCAATTCCCCGAATCCTGGTTGCGCGAGTTCTGCAATCCGCCGCTTTCCACCGAGCAACTGGCCGACGTTCTGACCATGGGCGGTTTCGAGGTGGAAGAGGTGCGCCCAGTGGCTCCTCCGTTCACGCAGGTGGTGGTGGGCGAAATCAAGCAGGCAGAGCAGCACCCGAATGCCGACCGCCTGCGCGTGTGTCAGGTCGATGTGGGGCAGGGTGCCTTGTTGAGCATCGTGTGCGGTGCGCCGAACGCGCGCGCCGGCATCAAGGTGCCCTGCGCGCTGGTGGGCGCCGAATTGCCGCCACCCGATGACGAACAGGGCGACGGACAGCCGTTCAAGATCAAGCTCGGCAAGCTGCGCGGCGTGGAAAGCCAGGGCATGCTGTGTTCGGCGCGCGAGCTGAAACTGTCGGAAGACCACGGCGGCCTGCTGGAGTTGCCGCTTGAGACACCCGTGGGGCAGGACGTTCGCCAGGCGCTCAAGCTGGACGACGCGGTGTTCACGCTCAAGCTCACGCCCAACCTGGGCCACGTGCTCAGCGTTTACGGCGTGGCGCGCGAGCTGTCGGCGCTGACGGGCGCGCCGCTGGTCACGCCCTCCATCCCGGCTGTGCCGGTGAGCACGTCCGCGGTTCTGCCCGTCAAGATCAGCGCCCCGGATTTGTGCGGGCGCTTCTCGGGCCGCATCGTTCAGAACGTGAACACGAAAGCCGCGACGCCCGCCTGGATGGTCGACCGCCTGGCCCGCTGCGGCCAGCGCAGCGTCACGGCACTGGTGGACATCTCCAACTACGTGATGTTCGAATACGGCCGGCCGACGCACATCTTCGACCTCGACAAGATTCATGGCGGCCTCGACGTGCGCTGGGGCAGGGCGGGCGAGCAGCTCAAGCTGCTGAACGGCAACACGATGACGCTCGACGAGACCGTTGGCGTGATCGCCGACGACGTGCAGGTCGAATCGCTGGCCGGCATCATGGGCGGCGACGCCACGGCGGTGTCCGACGACACGCGCAACGTCTACGTCGAAGCGGCTTTCTGGTGGCCCGATGCGGTCGCCGGGCGTTCGCGCCGCTTCAATTTCTCGACCGATGCCGGCCACCGGTTCGAGCGCGGTGTCGATCCCGATCTGACCGTGTCCCACATTGAGCGCATCACGCAGCTGATCCTTGATATCTGCGGCACGCCCGACACCGCGTGCGGTCCCGTCGACGACCACAAGGCACGGATGCCGGCGCCCAAGCCGGTCACCCTGCGCGTGGCGCGCGCGGCCAAGATCCTCGGCATGCCGGTGACGCTCGCGCAGTGCGCCGATGTGTTCGGGCGTCTGGGTCTGCCATTCAGCGAAGACGCGGGCGCCCTCACGGTCATGCCGCCTGCCCACCGCTTCGACCTGTGCATCGAGGAAGATTTGATCGAGGAAGTGGCGCGCGTGGTGGGTTACGCCCAACTGCCCGAAGCGCTGCCGCTTGCGCCCGTCAAGCCGCGCGTGCTGACGGAGTCGCGCCGCAGCGCGTTCGCCGTGCGGCGTCTTCTGGCAGACCTTGGTTACCTTGAGACCATCAACTTCAGTTTCGTCGAAGAAGATTGGGAGCAGCAGTTGGCCGGCAACGCCGACCCTGTGCGCCTGCTCAACCCCATCGCCAGCCAGTTGAGCGTCATGCGCTCGACCCTGATCGGCTCATTGCTGCAGGTCATCAAGCGCAACCTCGACCGCCGCGCGGACCGTGTGCGCGTTTTCGAGGTGGGCCGCGTGTTCCGGCGCGACGCCGGTGTGGCGACCTCCGACAGCAGCGTGCGAGGCGTGGCGCAGCCCATGCATGTCGCCGCCATCGCGTATGGCCCGGCAGATCGGCAGGGCTGGCAGGGCAAGCAGGGCCCGGTGGATTTCCACGACGTCAAGGGTGATGTCGAGGCGCTGCTCAGTCCGCTTCAGCCGACGTTTGAGCCGGCCGGCCATCCGGCGCTGCATCCAGGCCGCAGCGCGCGCGTGCGGTTGAACGGGCAGGTCATCGGCGTGGTGGGCGAGTTGCATCCACGCTGGCGTCAGCAATGGGAGCTGCCGCAGGCCCCCGTGCTTTTCGAGTTGGATCTTGATGCCGTGATGCAGCGCCACCTCCCTAACGCGCAAGCGGTTCCACGCCATCCATCGGTCGAGCGCGACATTGCCGTGGTGGTGCCGGAGGCGGTGACGCACGCGCAACTGATGCGGTCGGTCCATGCCGCGCCCACCGATGGCTTGTTGCGCGGCGCCACGCTGTTCGATATTTATCGCCCGAAAGCTGGCGCGGAGACGGCAGCAGGGATGAGCGCGCAGGAGAAAAGCCTGGCTGTTCGCCTGGCGCTGGGCAGTCCCCATGAGACCCTCACCGACGAACGCATCGATCTGGCGGTCAACGCGGTGATCGAGCGCCTGCAGACCGACGTGGGCGCGCGGCTGCGCGCTTAA
- the pheS gene encoding phenylalanine--tRNA ligase subunit alpha, whose translation MNAPTIADDDLSDLVKSAAEAFALATAPADLENAKARFLGKAGRVTELMKGMAQLSVDEKKTRGAAINQAKQAIEGALAARRQALADAELERQLKAEALDVTLPGRQRGQGGLHPISLAWERIEQIFGSMGFDVGDGPEIENDWFNFTALNNPPNHPARSMQDTFYVDMNDEGGHPYCLRTHTSPMQIRYATAHASRHAAALAAGDIPEVRVIVPGRTYRVDNDATHSPMFHQVEGLWLGENVSFKDLKVTYLNFCKAFFETDDLILRFRPSYFPFTEPSAEIDIQFQHGPLAGKWLEVSGSGQVHPQVVRNMGLDPERFVGFAFGSGIDRLAMLRYGVSDLRQFFEGDVRFLSQFRG comes from the coding sequence ATGAACGCCCCCACCATCGCCGACGACGACCTGTCCGATCTCGTCAAGAGCGCCGCCGAGGCCTTTGCCCTGGCCACGGCACCCGCCGATCTGGAGAACGCCAAGGCGCGGTTTCTCGGCAAAGCGGGCCGCGTGACCGAGCTGATGAAGGGCATGGCCCAGCTCAGCGTCGACGAGAAAAAAACGCGTGGCGCCGCCATCAATCAGGCCAAGCAGGCGATTGAGGGCGCGCTGGCAGCACGCCGTCAGGCGCTGGCCGATGCCGAACTTGAGCGCCAGTTGAAGGCCGAGGCGCTGGATGTGACCCTGCCCGGACGCCAGCGCGGCCAGGGCGGCCTGCATCCGATCAGCCTGGCATGGGAACGCATCGAGCAAATCTTCGGCAGCATGGGCTTCGATGTCGGGGACGGGCCGGAGATCGAGAACGACTGGTTCAACTTCACCGCGTTGAACAATCCGCCGAACCATCCGGCGCGATCGATGCAGGACACCTTCTACGTTGACATGAACGATGAGGGTGGACACCCCTACTGCCTGCGCACGCACACCAGCCCCATGCAGATCCGCTACGCCACCGCGCACGCCAGCAGACACGCGGCGGCGCTGGCGGCGGGCGATATTCCGGAAGTGCGCGTCATCGTGCCTGGCCGAACTTACCGCGTGGACAACGACGCCACGCACTCGCCCATGTTCCACCAGGTCGAAGGCCTGTGGCTGGGCGAGAACGTCAGCTTCAAGGATTTGAAGGTCACGTACCTCAATTTTTGCAAAGCGTTTTTCGAAACCGACGACCTGATCCTGCGCTTTCGGCCCAGCTACTTTCCGTTCACCGAGCCCAGCGCCGAGATCGACATTCAGTTCCAGCACGGCCCGTTGGCCGGCAAATGGCTGGAAGTATCGGGTTCGGGTCAGGTCCACCCTCAAGTGGTTCGCAACATGGGGCTGGATCCCGAACGCTTCGTGGGCTTCGCGTTCGGCTCCGGCATCGACCGGCTCGCCATGCTGCGCTATGGCGTGAGCGATTTGCGCCAGTTCTTCGAGGGCGATGTGCGCTTCTTGTCACAGTTCCGTGGATAA
- the rplT gene encoding 50S ribosomal protein L20, translating to MPRVKRGVTARARHKKILALAKGYRGRRKNVYRVAKQAVMKAGQYAYRDRRNKKRVFRRLWIARINAATRELGLTYSQFINGMNKAGITLDRKVLADIAVHDKAAFAGIVEQAKAKLA from the coding sequence ATGCCTCGCGTCAAACGTGGCGTCACCGCCCGCGCTCGTCACAAGAAAATCCTCGCCCTGGCCAAGGGCTATCGCGGCCGCCGCAAGAACGTCTACCGCGTTGCCAAGCAGGCGGTGATGAAGGCGGGCCAATACGCCTACCGCGATCGCCGCAACAAGAAGCGTGTGTTCCGCCGTCTGTGGATTGCCCGTATCAATGCCGCCACGCGTGAACTGGGCCTGACCTACAGCCAGTTCATCAACGGCATGAACAAAGCCGGCATCACGCTGGACCGCAAGGTGCTGGCCGACATCGCCGTGCACGACAAGGCCGCGTTCGCCGGCATCGTCGAGCAGGCCAAGGCCAAGCTGGCTTGA
- the rpmI gene encoding 50S ribosomal protein L35 — translation MPKMKTKSSAKKRFRVRPGGTVKRGQAFKRHILTKKTTKNKRQLRGAVNVHETNMGHMAQMLPFAGL, via the coding sequence ATGCCCAAGATGAAGACCAAGAGCAGCGCGAAAAAGCGTTTTCGCGTCCGTCCCGGTGGCACCGTCAAGCGCGGTCAAGCCTTCAAGCGTCACATCCTGACCAAGAAGACCACCAAGAACAAGCGCCAACTGCGCGGTGCGGTGAATGTGCATGAGACCAACATGGGTCACATGGCGCAGATGCTGCCCTTCGCCGGCCTTTGA
- the infC gene encoding translation initiation factor IF-3 gives MLAIATNFRDRRHREERAHRLNREIMAPEVRLNGPDNEPLGVVPIQEALRMAGELDVDLVEIVATATPPVCRLMEYGKFKYLEQKKAAEAKAKQTVIEIKEVKFRPGTDDGDYNIKMRNIRRFLADGDKVKVTLRFRGREITHQELGMALLNRIRDELADSILVEQFPKLEGRQMIMMIAPARKKAGGGAPKPAAAPAEAAPAAG, from the coding sequence ATTCTTGCCATCGCTACCAATTTTCGTGATCGCCGCCACCGCGAAGAGCGCGCGCATCGTCTGAACCGTGAAATCATGGCCCCCGAAGTCCGTCTCAACGGGCCGGACAACGAGCCGCTGGGCGTCGTCCCGATCCAGGAAGCCCTTCGCATGGCGGGCGAGCTGGACGTGGACCTGGTCGAAATCGTCGCCACCGCCACGCCGCCGGTGTGCCGGCTGATGGAATACGGCAAGTTCAAGTACCTTGAGCAGAAAAAAGCCGCCGAGGCCAAGGCGAAGCAGACGGTCATCGAGATCAAGGAAGTCAAATTCCGCCCCGGTACCGACGATGGCGACTACAACATCAAGATGCGCAACATCCGCCGCTTTTTGGCCGATGGCGACAAGGTGAAGGTCACGCTGCGTTTTCGCGGCCGCGAAATCACGCACCAGGAATTGGGCATGGCGCTGCTCAACCGCATCCGCGATGAACTGGCCGACAGCATTTTGGTCGAGCAGTTTCCCAAGCTGGAAGGCCGCCAGATGATCATGATGATCGCGCCGGCGCGCAAGAAAGCAGGTGGCGGTGCGCCCAAGCCGGCGGCAGCGCCCGCCGAGGCAGCTCCCGCGGCGGGTTGA
- the thrS gene encoding threonine--tRNA ligase → MVQIRLPDGSMREFAGPVTVAEVAQSIGTGLAKAALGGKVGAPGAPAGESKLVDTSYPITQDAQLSIVTAKDAEGLELIRHSTAHLLAYAVKELFPDAQVTIGPVIENGFYYDFSYKRPFTPEDLAAIEKKMEELAAKDEPVVRRVLPRDAAVEYFKGMGEAYKAEIIASIPTNEDVSLYREGAFEDLCRGPHVPSTGKLKHFKLMKVAGAYWRGDHRNEMLQRIYGTAWASKEDLKQYLTMLEEAEKRDHRKLGRELDLFHIDEHAPGVIFWHPKGWTLWQQVEQYMRRVYQDNGYQEVKGPQLLDSSLWEKTGHWDKYKENMFITESEKRDYALKPMNCPGHILIFKQGLKSYRDLPLRYGEFGNCHRNEPSGGLHGIMRVRGFTQDDGHIFCTEDQIQAECTAYTTLLQKVYKDFGFTDIIYKVATRPEQRIGSEESWDKAEQALMDGLRASGCDFEISPGEGAFYGPKIEYTLKDAIGRQWQCGTMQVDPNMTERLDAEYVGEDGARHRPIMLHRAIVGSLERFIGMLIEHYAGALPVWLSPVQVVVTGITDAQADYVQSVAKTLRNQGLRVETDLRNEKITYKIREHSLQKLPYILVVGDKEREAGAVAVRARGNQDLGVMSLDAFAKRIAQDIASKA, encoded by the coding sequence ATGGTTCAGATCAGGCTCCCCGATGGCTCGATGCGTGAGTTCGCGGGCCCGGTCACGGTGGCCGAGGTGGCGCAATCCATCGGCACTGGCCTCGCCAAGGCGGCGCTGGGCGGCAAGGTCGGCGCACCTGGCGCGCCTGCCGGCGAAAGCAAGCTGGTCGACACCAGCTACCCGATCACGCAGGATGCGCAGCTTTCTATCGTGACGGCGAAGGACGCCGAAGGGCTGGAGTTGATTCGTCACTCCACCGCGCACCTGCTGGCGTACGCGGTCAAGGAGCTGTTTCCGGACGCGCAGGTCACCATCGGCCCCGTGATCGAGAACGGCTTTTATTACGATTTTTCGTACAAGCGCCCGTTCACGCCCGAAGACTTGGCCGCCATCGAAAAGAAGATGGAAGAGCTCGCCGCCAAGGACGAGCCCGTGGTGCGCCGCGTGCTGCCGCGCGATGCCGCCGTCGAATACTTCAAGGGCATGGGCGAAGCGTACAAGGCCGAGATCATCGCCAGCATCCCGACCAACGAGGATGTGTCGCTGTACCGCGAAGGCGCCTTCGAGGACCTGTGCCGTGGCCCGCACGTGCCCAGCACGGGCAAGCTCAAGCACTTCAAGCTGATGAAGGTGGCCGGTGCCTACTGGCGCGGCGACCATCGCAACGAGATGCTGCAGCGCATCTACGGCACGGCGTGGGCCAGCAAGGAAGACCTCAAGCAATACCTGACGATGCTGGAGGAGGCCGAGAAGCGCGACCACCGTAAGTTGGGCCGCGAGCTGGATTTGTTCCACATAGATGAGCATGCGCCGGGGGTCATCTTCTGGCACCCCAAGGGCTGGACGCTGTGGCAGCAGGTCGAGCAATACATGCGCCGGGTGTATCAGGACAACGGTTATCAGGAGGTCAAAGGGCCGCAGTTGCTGGACAGCAGCCTGTGGGAGAAGACGGGCCACTGGGACAAGTACAAAGAGAACATGTTCATCACCGAGAGCGAAAAGCGCGACTACGCGCTCAAGCCGATGAACTGCCCCGGCCACATCCTGATCTTCAAGCAAGGCCTGAAGAGCTACCGCGACCTGCCGCTGCGCTATGGCGAATTCGGCAATTGCCACCGCAACGAGCCCTCGGGCGGCCTGCACGGCATCATGCGCGTGCGTGGCTTCACGCAGGACGATGGTCACATCTTCTGCACCGAAGACCAGATCCAGGCCGAATGCACGGCCTACACCACGCTGCTGCAGAAGGTGTACAAGGATTTCGGCTTCACCGACATCATCTACAAGGTCGCCACGCGGCCCGAGCAGCGCATTGGCAGTGAGGAAAGCTGGGACAAAGCCGAGCAGGCGCTGATGGATGGCTTGCGCGCATCGGGTTGCGACTTTGAAATTTCGCCGGGCGAGGGCGCTTTTTATGGCCCCAAGATCGAATACACCCTGAAAGATGCCATCGGCCGCCAGTGGCAGTGCGGCACCATGCAGGTTGACCCCAACATGACCGAGCGCCTGGACGCTGAATATGTGGGCGAGGATGGTGCGCGCCACCGACCCATCATGCTGCACCGCGCCATCGTCGGCAGTCTGGAGCGCTTCATCGGCATGTTGATCGAGCATTACGCTGGCGCGCTGCCCGTGTGGCTGTCGCCTGTGCAGGTGGTGGTCACCGGCATCACCGACGCACAGGCCGATTACGTGCAAAGCGTGGCGAAAACGCTGCGAAATCAAGGGCTTAGGGTCGAAACCGACCTGCGCAACGAGAAGATCACGTATAAAATACGTGAGCATTCGTTGCAAAAGCTGCCCTATATCCTGGTCGTAGGCGACAAGGAGCGGGAAGCCGGCGCCGTCGCAGTGCGCGCCCGAGGCAATCAAGACCTCGGTGTGATGTCCCTCGATGCATTTGCCAAACGCATTGCACAGGACATTGCTTCCAAAGCCTGA
- a CDS encoding response regulator transcription factor, translating into MQIRSVTNISLPPLTTNAGPVLVVEDDASVQQRLRAVLVGLGYSPDSGLLFADSLRLARQRLAHHTLGLALVDLGLPDGNGTELIAELRAAHPDLPIMVISSFSDEATIFAALRVGASGYVLKERDDVEVALAIRSALRGGAPIDPFIARRILQQLPPPSAGNDQALKTDATPLTPRESEILRLVAQGLSNRAIAAQLGIAVTTVESHAKRIYQKLAVESRTQAIRVARKNGMIV; encoded by the coding sequence ATGCAAATTCGATCCGTGACCAACATTTCGTTACCACCCCTCACAACCAACGCCGGCCCCGTGCTGGTGGTCGAAGACGACGCCAGCGTGCAGCAGCGGCTGCGAGCGGTGTTGGTGGGACTGGGTTATTCGCCTGACAGCGGCTTGCTCTTTGCTGACAGCCTGCGCCTGGCACGCCAGCGACTGGCTCATCACACCCTGGGCCTTGCGCTGGTCGACCTGGGGCTGCCTGACGGCAACGGCACCGAACTGATTGCTGAGTTGCGAGCCGCCCACCCTGATTTGCCCATCATGGTTATCTCATCTTTCAGCGATGAAGCCACCATTTTTGCCGCCCTGCGCGTCGGCGCCAGCGGCTACGTGTTGAAAGAGCGCGACGACGTGGAAGTGGCGCTGGCCATCCGCAGCGCGCTGCGCGGCGGTGCGCCGATCGACCCCTTCATTGCCCGGCGCATTCTGCAACAGTTGCCGCCACCCTCGGCTGGCAACGACCAAGCGCTCAAAACCGATGCGACACCACTCACGCCGCGCGAGAGCGAAATCCTTCGTCTGGTCGCCCAGGGCCTGAGCAACCGCGCCATCGCCGCGCAATTGGGCATTGCCGTCACCACGGTGGAAAGCCACGCCAAGCGGATTTATCAAAAGCTGGCGGTGGAATCGCGCACGCAGGCCATTCGCGTGGCACGGAAAAACGGAATGATAGTCTGA
- a CDS encoding glycine-rich domain-containing protein, with protein MKKIIIALTLMCASGLASAGDCLTSYSTAGTYSCTVPTGITSVKIEAWGGGGGVSTFFAQSMRGSGGGGGGAYCGATFTVTATEALTITVGNGGANRMGGPSTGYPGGSSSVTGASINGLVAAGGGGGL; from the coding sequence ATGAAAAAAATTATTATTGCGCTTACCCTGATGTGCGCCAGCGGATTAGCCAGCGCTGGCGACTGTTTGACCAGCTATTCGACGGCAGGGACCTATTCCTGCACCGTTCCGACCGGTATCACAAGCGTCAAAATCGAAGCTTGGGGGGGTGGCGGAGGCGTCTCAACCTTCTTTGCACAGTCGATGCGCGGGAGCGGCGGCGGCGGCGGCGGTGCTTATTGCGGCGCAACCTTTACCGTTACCGCCACTGAGGCACTGACCATCACGGTGGGAAACGGTGGCGCGAATCGCATGGGCGGTCCGTCCACGGGATATCCTGGCGGCAGCTCTTCGGTCACTGGCGCAAGCATTAACGGCCTGGTGGCTGCAGGTGGGGGTGGGGGCCTCTAG
- a CDS encoding IPTL-CTERM sorting domain-containing protein — translation MANGTFAINPAASSATPNSGQPITYSSLTTGVCTVSGTTVTMLAAGTCTLAADQAAGTDTNGDSYMAAAQVTQNVTITNNPGGVAAVPTLGEWGLMLLGLLAAALGVRGLRRQA, via the coding sequence GTGGCAAACGGTACCTTTGCCATCAACCCGGCGGCCAGCAGCGCCACGCCCAATTCGGGACAGCCTATCACCTATTCATCGCTGACCACCGGCGTATGCACCGTCAGCGGCACCACGGTGACGATGCTGGCGGCTGGCACCTGCACGCTGGCGGCCGATCAGGCGGCTGGCACCGACACCAATGGGGACAGCTATATGGCGGCGGCGCAGGTGACGCAGAACGTGACGATCACGAATAACCCAGGCGGTGTGGCTGCCGTGCCCACGCTGGGCGAATGGGGTCTGATGCTGCTCGGACTTCTGGCGGCGGCGCTGGGGGTGCGCGGCTTGCGGCGCCAAGCTTGA
- a CDS encoding sensor histidine kinase gives MRGSALLLFIVAWLLLDPARAASCAVRITGVHAVQTAHENPQAMPKPPADGWQPVTLPDVWTMRWPGYSGVAWYRVQWQRGCPGDAAPLALRLDGISMAGQVWLNDDLLWQDVHLVEPLSRSWNLPRYTLLPASSLRDGVNTLWVRVVGVAAQSPGLGALEVGDPAALQAQHELRWWRQRTLFAINLMVAATLGCLGFCVWLMRRGERAFGWYALMSLAWVLLIAQVLTTETWPFPDSLSAARAGATALTLYVAFFCLFTWRFGGQQRPRLERALWWLTALLAAAVWLVPVPWLTHALLLAMLANTVCFMANCVQFQFHALRVRQADVTLLALCLLVFAAAGAHDFLAMLRLLGDAHAWTPYTAPLATACLSLILGWRIARSTQRIERFNAELTQSIAQARADLSATLAREHALTLGKTRLQERLDLSRELHDGLGGSLVSAIAQVEHDGVRLGRTQFLSMLKLLRDDLRQLVDTGSAGGAQVPPTPQDWLAPVQRRYGNLFDELGIGNHWQYPSQWRGAPSALQCLALTRVLQEALTNVVKHSHARCVQVQLTQPEPGQCHLRVQDDGVGFDVQSVEQGGLGVGLGSMKARLARVGGTVTIHSQPGETVLVARLG, from the coding sequence ATGCGTGGTTCTGCGCTTTTATTGTTCATCGTTGCATGGCTGCTGCTGGATCCCGCCCGGGCAGCCAGTTGCGCGGTGCGCATCACGGGCGTGCACGCGGTGCAGACTGCGCACGAGAACCCGCAAGCAATGCCCAAGCCGCCAGCTGACGGCTGGCAGCCCGTCACGTTGCCCGATGTATGGACGATGCGCTGGCCCGGCTACAGCGGTGTGGCCTGGTATCGGGTGCAGTGGCAGCGCGGCTGCCCCGGCGATGCCGCGCCCTTGGCATTGCGTCTGGACGGCATCAGCATGGCTGGCCAAGTGTGGCTGAATGACGATTTGCTTTGGCAAGACGTGCACCTTGTTGAGCCCCTGTCGCGCAGTTGGAACCTGCCGCGCTACACGCTGCTACCCGCCTCATCTTTGCGCGACGGAGTGAACACCCTATGGGTGCGCGTGGTCGGCGTGGCGGCGCAGTCGCCGGGGCTGGGCGCGCTGGAAGTCGGTGATCCCGCCGCGCTGCAAGCGCAACACGAGCTGCGCTGGTGGCGCCAGCGCACGCTATTCGCCATTAATCTGATGGTGGCGGCCACGCTGGGGTGCCTGGGTTTTTGCGTGTGGCTGATGCGCCGTGGCGAGCGTGCTTTCGGCTGGTATGCGCTCATGTCGCTGGCATGGGTGCTGCTCATCGCCCAGGTGTTGACCACCGAGACCTGGCCTTTTCCCGATAGCCTGAGCGCCGCGCGCGCCGGTGCCACGGCGCTGACGCTGTACGTAGCCTTCTTCTGCCTGTTCACCTGGCGTTTTGGCGGCCAGCAGCGGCCACGGCTGGAGCGTGCCCTGTGGTGGCTCACCGCGCTGCTGGCCGCCGCCGTGTGGCTGGTGCCCGTGCCCTGGCTGACGCACGCGCTGCTGTTGGCGATGCTCGCCAACACGGTCTGCTTCATGGCCAACTGCGTGCAGTTTCAGTTTCACGCGCTGCGCGTGCGGCAGGCCGACGTCACACTGCTGGCGCTGTGCCTGCTGGTGTTTGCGGCCGCAGGCGCGCACGATTTTCTGGCCATGCTGCGGCTGCTGGGCGATGCCCATGCTTGGACACCCTACACCGCGCCGCTGGCCACCGCCTGTCTGTCGCTCATCCTGGGCTGGCGCATCGCGCGCAGCACCCAGCGCATCGAGCGCTTCAACGCCGAGTTGACGCAAAGCATCGCGCAGGCCCGCGCAGACCTGTCGGCCACGCTGGCGCGGGAACATGCGTTGACATTGGGCAAAACCAGACTGCAAGAGCGGCTGGACCTGTCGCGCGAGTTGCACGACGGGCTTGGCGGTTCCCTGGTGAGCGCTATCGCGCAGGTGGAACACGACGGTGTGCGGTTGGGGCGGACACAGTTTCTGTCCATGCTCAAGCTGCTGCGCGACGATTTGCGGCAACTGGTTGACACCGGTTCAGCTGGCGGCGCGCAAGTGCCGCCCACCCCGCAGGACTGGCTGGCCCCCGTGCAGCGGCGCTATGGCAACCTGTTCGACGAGCTGGGCATTGGCAACCACTGGCAGTACCCGTCCCAGTGGCGCGGCGCCCCCAGCGCACTGCAATGCCTGGCCCTCACGCGCGTGCTGCAAGAAGCGCTTACCAACGTGGTCAAACACAGCCACGCGCGCTGCGTGCAAGTGCAACTGACCCAACCCGAGCCCGGCCAATGCCATTTGCGTGTGCAGGACGACGGTGTCGGCTTCGACGTGCAGTCAGTGGAGCAGGGTGGCCTGGGTGTGGGCTTGGGCAGCATGAAGGCGCGGCTGGCACGTGTGGGCGGTACCGTGACCATTCACTCGCAGCCCGGCGAGACCGTGCTGGTGGCGCGGCTGGGGTGA